A window from Gottschalkiaceae bacterium SANA encodes these proteins:
- a CDS encoding NfeD family protein: protein MELLQQYGWLILMVAAIGIEAASLGLTSVWFAFGALAAWLVSLAVGSIMVQITVFLLVSLGLLIGIRPFAVKGLKIGRHRTNADALVGQQGFVLKPIEPLSRTGQIKVNSQIWTAVSDASLAVGEKVRVLEIQGVKLVVKRAEKEEV from the coding sequence ATGGAACTTTTACAGCAATATGGATGGCTGATTCTTATGGTTGCAGCGATAGGAATAGAGGCGGCATCGCTGGGACTGACAAGTGTATGGTTCGCTTTTGGGGCTTTGGCGGCATGGTTGGTATCATTAGCAGTGGGCTCTATTATGGTACAGATCACCGTGTTTTTGTTGGTTTCGCTAGGTTTGTTGATTGGTATTCGACCATTTGCAGTGAAGGGATTGAAGATCGGGCGCCATCGCACCAATGCAGATGCCTTGGTTGGACAGCAAGGGTTCGTATTGAAACCGATTGAACCGCTGAGCAGGACAGGCCAGATTAAAGTGAATTCACAAATTTGGACGGCTGTTAGCGATGCAAGTTTGGCAGTTGGAGAAAAGGTACGTGTTTTGGAAATTCAAGGGGTTAAGCTCGTCGTAAAACGAGCTGAGAAGGAGGAAGTATAG